A genomic stretch from Armatimonadota bacterium includes:
- a CDS encoding HEAT repeat domain-containing protein produces MTIDNWEPVLRDAEQRLRSPDATVRSDAALALGKLDAEEAPDDLVAQAIDALSRILDDPDEYVRKSAVHALGRLRVRDARALQGIRFALGDRSEQVVQEAVAQVLQAADPGSVEGLIKVLGRRERTLQQSAMQALIKIGPDAVRPLLETFKDRTLRRRVHNQVLRIIMDIRNRAVEPLLEALQDDNFHVRGYALALLGKLGDERAVEPMVRLFLTDPRMQETVVNTLPRLEERAVIEAPHGDRDVHLPKEVAAAFRRLADEEEVRALQEAIESPNPKVRKFAMRALFEVQGPQSRERLLALLADEDVEVQRLAVKLLGKLHDKSIIEPLLGLLKSRPQLEETVWNTIKVLTDLREYEALRSRVAREKAGVPARPTVRVFKKERDVSPDWWRDQD; encoded by the coding sequence ATGACGATCGACAACTGGGAACCGGTCCTGCGGGACGCCGAGCAGCGGCTGCGCAGTCCCGACGCGACCGTGCGCAGCGACGCGGCGCTCGCACTGGGCAAACTCGACGCGGAGGAAGCGCCCGACGACCTGGTGGCGCAGGCCATCGACGCGCTCAGCCGCATCCTGGACGATCCGGACGAGTACGTCCGCAAGAGCGCGGTGCACGCCCTCGGGCGGCTGCGCGTGCGGGACGCCAGAGCCCTGCAGGGGATTCGCTTCGCGCTGGGCGACCGCTCGGAGCAGGTCGTGCAGGAGGCGGTCGCCCAGGTGCTGCAGGCGGCCGACCCCGGTTCGGTCGAAGGGCTGATCAAGGTACTGGGCCGCCGTGAGCGGACCCTGCAGCAGAGCGCGATGCAGGCGCTGATCAAGATCGGGCCGGACGCCGTACGCCCGCTGCTGGAGACATTCAAGGATCGCACCCTCCGCCGCCGGGTGCACAACCAGGTGCTGCGGATCATCATGGACATCCGCAACCGTGCGGTCGAGCCGCTGCTGGAGGCACTGCAGGACGACAACTTCCACGTACGGGGCTACGCGCTGGCCCTGCTCGGCAAACTCGGCGACGAGCGCGCGGTCGAGCCGATGGTCCGGCTGTTCCTGACAGACCCGCGGATGCAGGAGACGGTGGTCAACACGCTGCCGCGCCTGGAGGAGCGGGCGGTGATCGAGGCGCCGCACGGTGACCGGGATGTCCACCTCCCCAAGGAGGTGGCGGCCGCCTTCCGCCGCCTGGCGGACGAGGAGGAGGTGAGGGCCTTGCAGGAAGCGATCGAGAGCCCGAACCCCAAGGTCCGGAAGTTCGCCATGCGGGCGCTGTTCGAGGTGCAGGGGCCTCAGTCTCGGGAACGCCTGCTCGCGTTGCTGGCCGACGAGGACGTCGAAGTGCAGCGGCTGGCCGTCAAACTGCTGGGCAAGCTACACGACAAGAGCATCATCGAGCCGCTGCTGGGCCTGCTGAAGTCCAGACCGCAGTTGGAAGAGACGGTGTGGAACACGATTAAAGTCCTGACCGATCTGAGGGAGTACGAGGCGCTGCGCTCGCGCGTGGCGCGGGAGAAGGCGGGGGTCCCCGCGCGACCGACCGTGCGCGTCTTCAAGAAGGAGCGCGACGTCTCCCCGGACTGGTGGCGGGACCAGGACTGA
- the cutA gene encoding divalent-cation tolerance protein CutA, whose amino-acid sequence MYLVCLITASTPDEASRIARALVEERLAACVNVVPGIRSVYRWREAIEEADELLLVAKTTAASFERLRERVLALHSYEVPEIVALPIESGHPDYLMWMAESVGGSAAGR is encoded by the coding sequence ATGTACCTCGTCTGTCTGATCACCGCGTCCACACCGGACGAGGCGTCACGGATCGCGCGCGCCCTGGTGGAAGAACGCCTGGCGGCGTGCGTGAACGTCGTGCCGGGGATCCGTTCCGTGTACCGATGGCGGGAGGCGATCGAGGAGGCTGACGAGCTCTTGCTGGTGGCCAAGACCACCGCGGCATCGTTCGAACGCCTACGCGAACGCGTCCTCGCGCTGCACAGCTACGAGGTTCCGGAGATCGTCGCGCTGCCGATCGAAAGCGGCCACCCGGACTATCTGATGTGGATGGCGGAATCCGTCGGCGGCAGCGCGGCCGGCCGCTGA
- the surE gene encoding 5'/3'-nucleotidase SurE, producing the protein MHILVTNDDGIQSEGLHALVRALETVGIVHVVAPHHERSASGHAITLHKPLRAFAVEIPESRAAAWATTGTPADCVVLAVYDLLPQRPDLVLSGINVGANIGHDLTYSGTVSGAMEAAIMGIPAIAVSVDALDEARFDVAASFAAALVQQVCRHGMQEDTLLNVNVPNRPADQIRGVALTRQSAGRYINRLERREDPRGRPYYWLLGERATGQAPEGTDSHALAAGYISVTPVQMNMTNESMRLAMQAWELDRLLTRGVRSRRS; encoded by the coding sequence ATGCACATCCTCGTGACCAACGACGACGGCATTCAGTCCGAGGGGCTGCACGCGCTGGTGCGCGCGCTGGAGACGGTCGGGATCGTACACGTCGTGGCGCCCCACCACGAACGGTCGGCGAGCGGACACGCGATCACGCTGCACAAGCCACTGCGCGCGTTCGCAGTCGAGATTCCCGAATCGCGCGCAGCGGCATGGGCGACGACGGGGACGCCGGCGGACTGCGTGGTGCTGGCGGTCTACGACCTGCTGCCGCAACGCCCCGACCTCGTCCTCTCCGGCATCAACGTCGGCGCCAACATCGGACACGACCTCACGTACTCCGGTACGGTCTCCGGGGCGATGGAGGCGGCGATTATGGGGATCCCGGCGATCGCCGTATCGGTGGATGCGCTGGATGAGGCTCGCTTCGACGTCGCGGCGTCGTTTGCGGCCGCGCTCGTCCAGCAGGTTTGCAGGCACGGCATGCAGGAGGACACGCTGCTGAACGTGAACGTGCCGAACCGTCCTGCCGACCAGATCCGTGGCGTGGCCCTGACGCGACAGAGCGCCGGCCGGTACATCAACCGGCTGGAGCGTCGGGAGGATCCTCGCGGCCGTCCCTACTACTGGCTGTTGGGCGAGCGCGCGACCGGGCAGGCGCCGGAGGGGACCGACAGCCACGCCCTGGCGGCCGGTTACATCTCGGTCACGCCGGTGCAGATGAACATGACCAACGAGTCGATGCGACTGGCCATGCAGGCGTGGGAGCTGGACAGGCTGTTGACGCGCGGAGTGCGAAGCCGACGGTCCTAA
- the ftsE gene encoding cell division ATP-binding protein FtsE: MITLDAVTKVFPNGIAALQDVSLSVEEGEFVFVVGPTGTGKSTLLRLLYREEVPTRGAIHVAGFAVHALHPAAIPRLRRAMGVVFQDFKLLPGRTVFENVAFALRVTGTPPDWIPGRVRAALELVGLVDRADAFPHQLSGGEQQRVSIARAIVNHPPLLLCDEPTGNLDPDTSWEIVKLLSRINLRGTTVVMTTHNKTIVDILRRRVVEMHGGRIVRDEAQGRYASGRTREAPGR, from the coding sequence ATCATCACCCTCGACGCGGTCACGAAGGTCTTTCCCAACGGCATCGCGGCGCTGCAGGACGTCTCCCTCTCGGTCGAAGAGGGGGAGTTTGTCTTCGTCGTGGGGCCGACCGGCACGGGCAAGTCCACGCTGCTCCGCCTGCTGTACCGGGAAGAGGTCCCCACCCGCGGGGCGATCCACGTCGCCGGGTTCGCCGTCCACGCCCTGCATCCCGCCGCCATCCCCCGGCTGCGCCGCGCGATGGGGGTCGTGTTCCAGGACTTCAAGCTCCTCCCGGGCCGCACCGTCTTCGAGAACGTCGCCTTCGCGCTGCGCGTGACGGGGACGCCGCCGGACTGGATCCCCGGCCGCGTCCGGGCCGCTTTGGAACTGGTCGGTCTCGTGGACCGCGCCGACGCGTTTCCGCACCAGCTGTCCGGCGGCGAACAGCAGCGCGTGAGCATCGCGCGCGCGATCGTCAACCACCCGCCTTTGCTCCTGTGCGACGAGCCCACTGGCAACCTGGATCCGGACACCTCGTGGGAGATCGTCAAGCTGCTTTCGCGCATCAACCTGCGGGGGACCACGGTCGTGATGACGACCCACAACAAGACCATCGTGGACATCCTGCGCCGCCGCGTGGTGGAGATGCACGGCGGACGGATCGTCCGCGACGAGGCGCAGGGTCGGTACGCGTCGGGGCGCACGAGGGAGGCGCCGGGGCGGTGA
- the ftsX gene encoding permease-like cell division protein FtsX, with amino-acid sequence MPTQTPARPVDSGMADAPAKAPVFRPAPRPASVPLRARLRALAASVGYAVHEGGVAFRRNGLMSTAAVTTILVALLALGASVLLAMNLSLLAARVQEQLVAVVYVKDGISPQRIEALRREIEQTPGVASVTFVSRQQALQRLQASLADNVDLRDVVRTNPLPDSFEVRAIRAADLATVARGLADLPGVQDVTYGADVTDRVVAASRLARGVGVGATALLAAVALVVILNTLRLTIASRRAEIEIMRLVGATNAFVRGPFVVEGLLQGTMAACVALVVLGVGYAVVLDWVLEAWPVLPAVGLSAALPVLARALLVGGAIVGVGGSLLAIARFLRV; translated from the coding sequence ATGCCCACCCAGACGCCCGCTCGCCCCGTGGACTCCGGCATGGCGGACGCACCGGCGAAGGCCCCGGTCTTCCGCCCGGCCCCGCGCCCTGCCAGCGTGCCCCTGCGCGCTCGCCTGCGCGCGCTGGCCGCGTCGGTCGGTTACGCCGTCCACGAGGGCGGGGTGGCCTTCCGTCGCAACGGGCTGATGAGCACCGCAGCGGTCACCACGATCCTCGTGGCGCTGCTGGCACTGGGGGCGTCGGTGCTGCTGGCGATGAACCTCAGCCTGCTGGCGGCGCGGGTGCAAGAGCAGCTCGTCGCGGTCGTCTACGTCAAGGACGGCATCAGCCCACAGCGCATCGAGGCGCTGCGCCGCGAGATCGAGCAGACGCCGGGGGTGGCCAGCGTCACGTTCGTATCGCGCCAGCAGGCCCTGCAGCGCCTGCAGGCGTCCTTGGCGGACAACGTGGATCTGCGCGACGTCGTCCGGACCAATCCCCTGCCGGACTCCTTCGAGGTGCGCGCCATTCGGGCGGCCGATCTGGCGACGGTGGCGCGCGGCCTCGCCGACCTCCCCGGCGTGCAGGACGTCACCTACGGCGCCGACGTCACCGATCGGGTCGTCGCGGCCTCCCGCCTGGCACGCGGCGTCGGGGTCGGAGCGACCGCTCTGCTGGCGGCCGTCGCGCTCGTGGTGATCCTCAACACGCTCCGACTGACGATCGCGTCGCGCCGTGCTGAGATCGAGATCATGCGGCTGGTCGGTGCGACGAATGCGTTCGTGCGCGGGCCGTTCGTCGTGGAAGGCCTGCTGCAGGGAACGATGGCGGCGTGCGTGGCGCTGGTCGTCTTGGGCGTCGGGTACGCGGTCGTGCTGGATTGGGTGCTGGAGGCGTGGCCGGTCCTGCCGGCGGTCGGCCTGTCCGCGGCGCTGCCGGTCCTGGCGAGGGCGTTGCTGGTCGGAGGCGCGATCGTCGGCGTGGGGGGGAGCCTGCTGGCGATCGCCCGTTTCCTGAGGGTGTAG
- a CDS encoding peptidoglycan DD-metalloendopeptidase family protein, translated as MRRARHRAAAAVVAVLVAAIPVQAGTATVQQKRQELDEIRQQLDEKRRELRRTRRAERSVLGELRQIEDTRDRLAAELRDLESRLRFVRKRQEATEIRVMALTELLALREKQLAGRLRDIYRWGRTGYVDVLLGAADFGELVTRFHFLGRIVSADADLIRRTARERQTWQALREELTEQRSEIESLVQEVAARKRSLEAQEESKRALLRRIERERATFENLVAELEEDSRRLERLIRQLTPSTGPDPHRLGLRVRAGFLWPARGAITSGFGLRRHPIFRLTRMHNGVDIAAPWGSPVLAAAPGKVLYTGWFGGYGKMVLLDHGSGVTTLYGHLSQILVRTGQVVARGQVIGRVGSTGYSTGPHLHFEVRVDGRPVDPLGR; from the coding sequence GTGAGGCGGGCCCGGCATCGCGCAGCGGCAGCGGTGGTGGCGGTCCTCGTGGCGGCCATACCCGTGCAGGCGGGGACCGCCACCGTCCAGCAGAAGCGGCAGGAGCTGGACGAGATCCGCCAGCAGCTGGACGAAAAGCGCCGCGAACTCCGTCGTACGCGCCGGGCCGAGCGGAGCGTGTTGGGCGAACTGCGGCAGATCGAAGACACGCGCGATCGGTTGGCGGCCGAACTGCGCGACCTCGAGTCCCGGCTGCGGTTTGTGCGCAAACGGCAGGAAGCCACGGAGATCCGCGTGATGGCGCTCACCGAGCTTCTCGCGCTGCGCGAGAAGCAGCTGGCCGGCCGCCTGCGCGACATCTACCGATGGGGGAGGACCGGTTACGTCGACGTCCTGCTCGGGGCAGCCGACTTCGGGGAACTGGTGACCCGATTCCACTTCCTCGGTCGGATCGTGAGCGCCGATGCTGATCTGATTCGGAGGACAGCGCGTGAACGCCAGACGTGGCAGGCGCTGCGCGAAGAACTGACCGAGCAGCGTTCGGAGATCGAGTCACTCGTGCAGGAAGTGGCCGCGCGAAAGCGGTCGCTGGAGGCGCAGGAGGAGAGCAAGCGGGCGCTGCTGCGGCGGATCGAGCGGGAGCGCGCGACCTTCGAGAACCTGGTCGCGGAGCTCGAGGAGGACTCGCGCCGGCTGGAGCGCCTCATCCGGCAGCTGACCCCGTCAACCGGTCCGGACCCGCACCGCCTGGGGTTGCGCGTGCGCGCGGGGTTTTTGTGGCCGGCGCGCGGGGCGATCACGTCGGGGTTCGGGCTGCGCCGGCACCCCATCTTCCGTCTCACGCGCATGCACAACGGTGTGGACATCGCCGCGCCTTGGGGGAGCCCGGTCCTCGCCGCCGCGCCGGGCAAGGTCCTCTACACCGGCTGGTTCGGGGGGTACGGTAAGATGGTGCTGCTCGACCACGGGTCCGGTGTCACGACCCTCTACGGACACCTGTCACAGATCCTGGTGCGCACCGGCCAGGTCGTGGCCCGCGGACAGGTGATCGGGCGCGTGGGCAGCACCGGCTACAGCACCGGGCCGCATCTCCACTTCGAGGTCCGCGTCGACGGACGGCCGGTCGACCCGCTGGGAAGGTAG
- a CDS encoding S41 family peptidase → MRKPHSAVPWLAGLVALLLVFSAGYALGSRNAVEAADPRSEGLRMLQALADELQRTYIQRNLDWRKLYDGAARGMLEALGDPYTAFFDQQGFRRFQEDFRGFFFGIGIFIEKKDRRLVVVSPIENTPAARAGLRAGDHITHVDGVPTDTMPIEEAVARIRGPRGTQVKLRIVRGEQAFEVAITRDRIEIVSVQDERGLSDNERELIRRANVSYIRILAFHQDTAERFAQQMRRVQAASTAGLILDLRFNPGGLVDQCTRVADHFVPRGPILYEVDRNGRSRAVNATPREKYRKPVAVLVNEGTASCSEILAGALQDSGVATLVGQRTFGKGVITSVVDLPGGRGATITSAKYLTPARRDVHSKGIQPDVVAGAKVEGRSEAEANAIRLEQLRRAIEAIQRR, encoded by the coding sequence ATGAGGAAGCCACATTCCGCCGTCCCATGGCTGGCAGGGCTGGTGGCCTTGCTGTTGGTGTTCTCGGCGGGCTACGCGCTGGGGTCGCGCAACGCGGTCGAGGCCGCCGACCCGCGTAGCGAGGGGTTGCGGATGCTGCAGGCGCTCGCCGACGAACTGCAGCGCACCTACATCCAGCGGAATCTCGACTGGCGCAAGCTGTACGACGGTGCCGCGCGCGGGATGCTGGAAGCGTTGGGCGACCCCTATACCGCGTTCTTCGACCAGCAGGGTTTCCGACGGTTCCAGGAGGACTTCCGGGGCTTTTTCTTCGGGATCGGGATCTTCATCGAGAAGAAGGACCGGCGGCTTGTTGTCGTCTCGCCGATCGAGAACACGCCGGCGGCGCGCGCCGGATTGCGCGCCGGAGACCACATCACGCACGTGGACGGCGTTCCCACCGACACCATGCCAATCGAGGAGGCCGTGGCGCGCATCCGGGGCCCCAGGGGCACGCAGGTGAAGCTGCGGATCGTGCGCGGTGAACAAGCCTTCGAGGTCGCGATCACCCGCGACCGGATCGAGATCGTCAGCGTGCAGGACGAGCGGGGGCTGTCTGACAACGAACGTGAGCTGATCCGCCGCGCCAACGTCTCCTACATCCGCATCCTAGCCTTCCACCAGGACACCGCCGAGCGGTTCGCGCAGCAGATGCGCCGGGTGCAGGCCGCCTCGACGGCGGGTCTGATCCTGGACCTGCGCTTCAATCCCGGTGGGCTGGTGGACCAGTGCACCCGGGTCGCGGACCACTTCGTGCCGCGGGGTCCGATCCTGTACGAGGTGGACCGCAACGGTCGGAGCCGCGCGGTCAACGCCACACCGCGCGAGAAGTACCGCAAGCCCGTGGCCGTACTGGTCAACGAGGGGACGGCTTCATGCAGCGAGATCCTCGCCGGTGCGCTCCAGGACTCGGGCGTCGCCACCCTGGTGGGCCAGCGGACGTTCGGCAAGGGCGTGATCACCTCGGTCGTCGACTTGCCGGGGGGCCGCGGCGCGACGATCACGTCGGCCAAGTATCTGACGCCGGCCCGGCGCGACGTGCACTCGAAAGGCATCCAGCCGGACGTCGTCGCCGGGGCCAAGGTCGAGGGCAGAAGCGAGGCCGAGGCCAACGCGATCCGGCTCGAGCAACTGCGCCGGGCGATCGAGGCGATCCAGAGAAGGTGA
- a CDS encoding divergent polysaccharide deacetylase family protein produces MGHRRGGRARGGGRKGRALKRLPLLGAVVLVVVAGVFACVRVAPETRSPAPPPVATGTPPSVVPSPAPTAPAADFRDLDPRADSLRDEVLAALPDGAEAQPQAEEVRREGSLRWRHVVYTVTVPTTANLKVVTGHLVRAAEESGGVVVASRPQDSGQVIEIGLEAEGKVLPVLRILLRLRTGSVVPFAQPRVAIILDDAGGNLGELTRALAIGRPVALAILPGLRHSTELAREATASGLVVMLHQPMEPDDAAKVELMGPGGVHAAMTDEQIARVVAQNLDGLPGVVGVNNHMGSRGTADARVVRAVLRVVQQRGLFFVDSRTSPHSVVDQVAAELGVPVAARAVFLDNSTDPEAIRTQVRLLIRVARERGSAVAIGHANRPNTAEVLRDMVAEIESAGVRIVSVREIVGARR; encoded by the coding sequence TTGGGACACAGGCGGGGCGGACGAGCACGTGGCGGGGGCCGCAAGGGCCGCGCCCTGAAGCGGCTGCCCCTGCTCGGGGCGGTCGTGCTGGTCGTGGTCGCCGGTGTTTTCGCCTGCGTCCGCGTCGCCCCAGAGACCCGCTCGCCCGCACCTCCGCCTGTGGCCACCGGCACGCCCCCGTCGGTCGTGCCCTCACCGGCTCCCACGGCACCCGCCGCCGACTTCCGCGATCTCGATCCGCGAGCCGACAGCCTCCGCGACGAGGTGCTGGCGGCCCTCCCAGACGGCGCCGAGGCTCAGCCGCAGGCCGAAGAGGTCCGCCGGGAAGGGTCTTTGCGCTGGCGCCACGTCGTGTACACCGTCACGGTACCGACCACGGCGAACCTCAAGGTGGTTACCGGCCACCTCGTGCGCGCGGCGGAGGAATCCGGGGGCGTCGTCGTAGCCAGCCGGCCCCAGGACTCTGGTCAGGTGATCGAGATCGGGTTAGAAGCAGAGGGCAAAGTCCTGCCCGTCCTGCGGATCCTCCTCAGACTGAGAACGGGCTCCGTCGTGCCGTTCGCCCAGCCCCGGGTGGCGATCATCCTCGACGACGCCGGAGGCAACCTCGGCGAGCTGACCCGGGCGCTGGCGATCGGCCGGCCGGTGGCGCTGGCGATCCTGCCTGGGTTGCGCCACTCGACGGAGCTCGCGCGCGAGGCCACGGCGAGCGGCCTGGTGGTGATGCTGCACCAGCCGATGGAGCCGGACGACGCCGCGAAGGTCGAGCTGATGGGCCCCGGCGGCGTGCACGCGGCCATGACGGACGAGCAGATCGCGCGTGTGGTGGCCCAAAACCTCGACGGTCTGCCGGGGGTGGTCGGCGTCAACAACCACATGGGTTCGCGCGGCACCGCCGACGCGCGGGTCGTGCGCGCGGTGCTGCGGGTGGTCCAACAGCGCGGGTTGTTCTTCGTCGACTCGCGAACGTCGCCGCACAGCGTGGTGGACCAGGTCGCGGCCGAGCTCGGGGTGCCGGTCGCGGCGCGGGCGGTGTTTCTCGACAACAGCACCGACCCGGAAGCGATCCGCACACAGGTCCGGCTGCTGATCCGCGTCGCAAGGGAGCGCGGCAGCGCCGTCGCGATCGGTCACGCGAACCGACCGAACACCGCGGAGGTCCTCCGGGACATGGTGGCGGAGATCGAATCTGCGGGCGTGCGGATTGTGTCGGTGAGGGAGATCGTCGGCGCCCGGCGGTAG
- a CDS encoding Glu/Leu/Phe/Val dehydrogenase: MDAPNALETARGQVRAACERLKLPPDVYEILKEPLRVLEVNIPIRMDDGRIRNFRAFRAQHNDALGPTKGGIRYHPDVTLEEVKALAMWMTFKNALANITYGGAKGGVICDPRSLSEGELERLSRGYIAAIARIVGPEQDIPAPDVYTNPKIMAWMMDEFSRLRGFYTPGVITGKPTTIGGSAGRDTATARGCAFVVREVARERGVELRGARVAVQGFGNAGAHVVAFLSEMGARVIAISDSRGAVFAEDGISPGAAIRHKQETGSVVDLEGTRPIGQEELLTLPCEILVPAALENAINADVAHRVRARIVAEAANGPTTPQADEILFRRGVTVIPDILANAGGVVVSYFEWVQNLQHYYWSEDEVTRRLEQVLVRAATNVLRLAAMDQISLRDAAYVIAVKRVADAMRDRGWY; the protein is encoded by the coding sequence ATGGACGCCCCCAATGCGCTGGAGACTGCCCGAGGGCAGGTGCGCGCTGCGTGCGAGCGGCTTAAGCTGCCCCCGGACGTCTACGAGATCCTCAAGGAACCCCTGCGCGTCCTGGAGGTCAACATCCCGATCCGCATGGACGACGGGAGGATCCGCAACTTCCGGGCCTTCCGTGCCCAGCACAACGACGCCTTGGGCCCCACGAAGGGGGGGATTCGATACCATCCCGACGTGACGCTCGAGGAGGTCAAGGCCCTGGCGATGTGGATGACCTTCAAGAACGCCCTGGCGAACATCACCTACGGCGGGGCCAAGGGCGGGGTGATCTGCGACCCGAGATCGCTCAGCGAGGGTGAGCTGGAGCGGTTGAGCCGGGGATACATCGCGGCGATCGCACGCATCGTCGGACCCGAGCAGGACATCCCGGCCCCGGATGTCTACACCAACCCGAAGATCATGGCCTGGATGATGGACGAGTTCAGCCGGCTGCGCGGGTTCTACACGCCAGGCGTGATCACCGGAAAGCCGACTACCATCGGCGGGTCGGCGGGGCGCGATACCGCGACCGCCCGGGGCTGTGCCTTCGTGGTCCGGGAGGTCGCCCGCGAGCGGGGCGTTGAGCTGCGCGGCGCGCGGGTGGCCGTGCAGGGCTTCGGCAACGCCGGCGCGCACGTCGTCGCTTTCCTGTCGGAGATGGGAGCCCGCGTCATCGCAATCAGCGACTCGCGGGGCGCGGTGTTCGCAGAAGACGGCATCTCGCCCGGTGCGGCCATCCGGCACAAGCAGGAGACCGGATCGGTCGTCGACCTGGAGGGGACCAGGCCGATCGGGCAGGAGGAGCTGCTGACGCTGCCGTGTGAGATCCTCGTGCCGGCGGCGCTGGAGAACGCGATCAACGCCGATGTGGCGCACCGGGTTCGGGCGCGCATCGTAGCCGAGGCGGCCAACGGTCCGACGACCCCCCAGGCCGACGAGATTCTCTTCCGGCGCGGCGTGACGGTGATCCCGGACATCCTGGCGAACGCCGGCGGGGTCGTGGTCTCCTACTTCGAGTGGGTGCAGAACCTGCAGCACTACTACTGGAGCGAGGACGAAGTGACGCGCCGTCTCGAGCAGGTCCTTGTTCGGGCCGCGACCAACGTGCTCCGTCTGGCGGCGATGGACCAGATCTCCCTGCGCGATGCGGCGTACGTCATCGCGGTCAAGCGCGTCGCCGACGCGATGAGGGACAGGGGCTGGTACTGA
- a CDS encoding proline dehydrogenase family protein, whose translation MLRQLFVWLSERKDLQAFVTRNRLAHRAARRFVAGDTLEDACRVLGELNTQGMLATLDFLGERTTNPTEAHAAAAMYRRVLATIAQRRLGANVSLKLTQMGIDLSWDLCMENMVGICDEAAQYGNFVRIDMESSHYTQMTLDLYRELRRRGYGPDTVGVVIQAYLYRSERDVEDLIAEGARVRLCKGAYAEAPDVAYPRKRDVDRNFVRLMERLLVAGRYPAIATHDEAIINHAKRFCRQREIPPTRYEFQMLYGIRRDLQRRLVREGYNLRIYVPFGTEWYPYFMRRLAERPANVGFLLLSLLRER comes from the coding sequence GTGCTGCGCCAACTCTTCGTCTGGCTCTCCGAGCGCAAGGATCTGCAGGCGTTCGTCACCCGCAACCGTCTGGCGCATCGGGCCGCGCGGCGCTTCGTCGCCGGCGACACGCTGGAGGATGCCTGCCGCGTGCTCGGTGAGCTCAACACGCAGGGGATGCTCGCCACGCTGGACTTTCTGGGCGAGCGCACGACCAATCCCACAGAAGCCCACGCCGCCGCCGCGATGTATCGCCGGGTCCTCGCCACGATCGCACAGCGCCGACTCGGCGCCAACGTCTCGTTGAAGCTGACGCAGATGGGCATCGACCTGTCGTGGGATCTGTGCATGGAGAACATGGTGGGCATCTGCGACGAAGCCGCACAGTACGGCAACTTCGTCCGGATCGACATGGAGAGCAGCCACTACACGCAGATGACCCTCGACCTGTACCGCGAGCTCCGCAGGCGGGGATACGGGCCGGACACGGTCGGCGTCGTGATCCAGGCGTACCTGTACCGCAGCGAGCGAGACGTGGAGGATCTGATCGCCGAGGGCGCCCGCGTCCGCCTGTGCAAGGGGGCCTACGCCGAAGCGCCCGACGTGGCCTACCCCCGCAAGCGGGACGTGGACCGCAACTTCGTACGGCTGATGGAGCGCCTGCTCGTGGCCGGGCGCTACCCGGCGATCGCCACGCACGACGAGGCCATCATCAACCACGCCAAGCGGTTCTGCCGACAGCGGGAAATTCCACCGACTCGGTATGAGTTCCAGATGCTGTACGGCATCCGGCGGGATCTGCAGAGGCGGCTGGTGCGGGAGGGTTACAACCTCCGGATCTACGTGCCCTTCGGCACCGAGTGGTACCCGTACTTCATGCGCCGTCTGGCGGAGCGACCCGCCAACGTGGGTTTCCTGCTGCTCAGCCTCCTCCGCGAACGGTGA